TTGAAATATCGGTATAGGTGGAACTGCCATATTCGGCATCGACCAGAAAATTCCACGGCACCAGCCAGGTACTGACCGACCCACTATATTTCGAGGCCAGATCATAGGCCCGGTGTGGTCCGCTATTATCCTGTTCAATTTGGGAAAAGCGCCCTTCTAGCCGATCAAGCCGATACCGGGCATCCATGCCCAATATGTTGGCCCAGGGTTTCAGCTTTACAAACTGCGCATCCACCCGGAACTGATCGCCATAAATTACATATTTGCGCGGAATATCCTCGCCCGGCAGCCGCAGATAGGCGTTAAATTCCTCGTTCCCGGTCTGCTCAAAGGTAACTTCTGCCACCGGCGCTTCATCGGTCAATCGCGTATAGGTCAGAACAATCCCGAATATCGACAGGGCAAGTGCCACTGAAAGCAGCACAATGGCAAACAGGGATATTCTGACAACACGAATTCTCACGCGATATTCACCTTATCCGCCATAAAACCTGCCGAAGTGTCCCTTAGTCCAATGACGCAGACAAGTCCGAAAGACAGCATCAAAGCTTGATCCCCCATAATCGGGCACCGCAACATTATCCAAGCCAGAAACACCCGTTTCCATTTACAGATTAGATAACTTACAAATTATGACATATTAAAGTTGCGTTGATTTCGCACCTTTGGCCGCAAAAATCAGGGGGATAAGACATTGAGTTTTGAAACATGGCTGGCCTTTACCACCGCATGCATCGTGCTAACCCTGATCCCCGGCCCCAGCGTTTTGCTGGTCATCGGGCAATCAATCACCCGCGGTAAAAAAGCTGCCATGATGTGCATTTTTGGCGATGTGATTGGCAATATCGTGCTTATGGGTCTGTCCTTTGCCGGTGTTGGTGCCATCCTTGCCGCCTCGGCCGTTCTTTTTCAAATCGTGAAATGGCTGGGTGTTCTCTACCTAGCCTGGCTCGGATACCGGCAAATTATCGAAGCCCGACAAGCTCCGACAGAAACAACGAATGCTCCCACATCGGAACATATCGGCTCGAACTGGCGCAGTTTCTGGGCAGGCACCATCACCGCCATTTTGAACCCCAAGGCCATCATCTTTTACATGGCATTTCTGGCGCAGTTCATTAACCCCCAAGCAGATCTGGCGTCACAGCTAACCATTCTGACCCTGACATCAAGCATGGTCGTCGTTGTTCTGTTAACCGGCTATGCCCTACTGGCCGCACGCGCCCGCGAAACATTCCAAAGCCCGCGTGCCAGAAAACGCATGGGATACACCGGCGGCACCTTCATGATTGGTGGCAGCTTTTTAATGGCAACGACTCGCTAGCGTTTGCTGCAAGCTAAATAACGCAAAAAGGGCAGCCCGATGGACTGCCCTTTCGTCTTATGGGTCTAAGATGCCATCACGCATCAAGCTGATTGACGATTTCCTCACACATCTTTTTGGCGTCGCCAAACAGCATCATGGTGTTGTCCTTGAAGAACAGTTCGTTCTGGATGCCAGCATAGCCTGCCGACATACCGCGTTTAACGAACAGCACCGTTTTGGCCTTTTCCACGTCAAGCACCGGCATGCCGAAAATGGGCGATGACGGGTCTGTTTTGGCAGCCGGGTTGGTAATGTCGTTTGCACCAATGACGAAGGCGACATCGGCGGTGCCGAAATCACGGTTGATTTCGTCCATTTCCACCACGTCTTCGTATGGCACGCCGGCTTCGGCCAGCAGAACGTTCATATGGCCCGGCATGCGGCCTGCCACCGGATGGATGGCATAACGCACATTCACACCTTCGGCCTTTAAAAGGTCGGCCATTTCGCGCAATGCATGCTGGGCCTGGGCCACCGCCATGCCATAACCCGGCACGATAATGACGCTTGATGCGTTTTTCATGATGAAGGATGCATCATCCGACGAGCCGGACTTTACAGCCCGGTCGGCATCACCACCTGCAGCGGACGCTCCGCCACCTTCGGCACCAAAACCACCAAGGATGACGTTGAAGATCGACCGGTTCATGCCCTTGCACATGATATAGGACAGGATCGCGCCAGATGCGCCCACCAGCGCGCCGGTAATGATCAGCGCGTTGTTTTGCAGGGTAAAGCCAATGCCACATGCCGCCCAACCCGAATAGGAATTGAGCATGGAGACAACCACCGGCATATCCGCCCCGCCAATCGGAATGATCAGCGTGATCCCCAGCACCAGTGCCAGCGCAACAGCCAGCCAGAAAGCAAAATGGCTTTCGGTCGAAACAAAAATGATGCCGACCACGATAATGGCAATACCGATACCCAGATTAAGCAGGTGCTGACCCGAAAACTGAACCGGGGTTCCCGAAACAATGCCCTGCAATTTGCCAAAGGCAATCAGAGAACCGGTAAAGGTAATGGCACCGATGGCAACGCCAAGGCCCATTTCAATCAGGCTGGCAGGGTGAATATTACCCACCGTGCCGATGCCATAGGCACCTGGTGAATAAAGTGCCGCCCCGGCAACAAATACAGCCGCCAGTCCAACCAGCGAGTGAAAAGCCGCCACAAGCTGGGGCAGCGCCGTCATCTTGATTTTAAGGGCGATGATGGTGCCAATCGCGCCGCCAATCAGGATACCGGCAATAATGGTGGTGTAAGACAGCACCTCGGGCGAGGCGAGTGTGGTGAAAATGGCAATCGCCATACCGACCATACCCAGCATATTGCCGGTACGTGCCGAATCAGGCGAAGAAAGACCGCGCAGGGACAGAATGAAGCAGACCGAGGCGACCAGATACAGAAAAGCCGAGAGGTTTTCCGACATATTGTTTCCCCTTCCCTACTTCTTTTTCTTGAACATCTGCAGCATGCGCTGCGCGACAATGAACCCGCCGAAAATGTTGATCGATGCCAACACCACGGCAACAAAGCCCATTACCTTGGAAATGTTCATGTCAATCGGGCCGGCCGCCAGAAGCGCACCAACAATGATGACCGATGAAATGGCGTTGGTAACCGCCATCAGGGGGGAATGCAGGGCCGGTGTGACCTTCCACACCACGTAATAGCCAACAAAGCACGCCAGCACAAAAACCGTCAGGCCGATAACCGTGGGGCTGACCCCGCCGGTTGATGCGGCATGGGCCGCACCCGTTGCGGCATCATGTGCACCCGCCGCAAGCTGATCGGCAAGTTTGGCAGCCTTTTCCGCCAGGCCAAGGGCGGAATCGCGCAAGTCATTGGCAGACTGTGAGACAGACTGATCAACCATTTGCAGCCTCCGTTTCCGGTGCGGTTTCACCGCCAAATTTCGGATGAACCACCTTGCCATCCTGTGTCAGCATGGTTTCGGCAATGATCTGGTCTTCACGGTTAAAGACCAGTGCCTTCTTTTCGCTATCGACCATCAGGGTCACGAAGTTCAGCAGGTTTTTGGCATACATCGCCGTGGCATCCGTCGCAACCGAGCTGACGATATTCGACGGACCAATGATTTTAACGCCATTTTCCGTGACCGTGCTTTCACCGGGCTTCACACCGGCAACATTGCCACCGCGTTCCGATGCAAGGTCAATAATGATCGAGCCATTTTTCATGCCCGCCACCATATCGGCGGTAACAATTTCAGGCGCCGGACGGCCAGGAATAAGCGCGGTTGTGATGACGATATCGGTTTTCGCCAGCACTTCCTTGAGCTTTGCCGCCTGCTTCTTTTTATAGTCGTCGGACATTTCGCGCGCATAACCACCGGCAGTTTCGGCGTTTGCTGCGTCGTCATCCTCGACCTCGATAAAGGTACCGCCCAGGGACTGGACCTGTTCCTTTACGGCCGGGCGCACGTCAAAGGCCGATACAACAGCCCCCAGACGTTTGGCCGTGGCAATGGCCTGCAAACCGGCAACCCCGGCCCCAACCACCACAACACGGGTGGGGGCAAGGGTGCCAGCCGCCGTCATCATCATCGGGAAGATGCGGCCAAATTCATGGGCGGCATCAATCACGGCACGGTAACCGGCAAGGTTCGATTGCGAGGATAAAACATCCATGGATTGCGCACGCGAAATACGCGGCACCAGCTCCATGGCAAAGCTGGCAAGGCCCGCTTCGGCCATTTTGCCAATCAGTTCTGCGCGGTCATAGGGTTCGATCAGGCCAATAACCGTGGCACCCTTTTTATAGGCGGCCAGTTCATTGGTTTTCCCCTCGACCATCGGCGGGCGCACTTTAAGGATGACATCGGCATCCGCTGTTGCGGCCTTGGCCGTTTTGGCAATGGTTGCACCGGCATCAGTATAACGATCATCGGCAATGGATGCGTTTTCGCCTGCACCGGTTTCGATCACCACCTCAAATCCCAGACCCGTATATTTTTTAACGGTGTCCGGTGTGATGGCAACGCGTTTCTCACCGGGCCATATTTCCCTTGGAACGGCCAGCTTCATCGCGTCGTACCTCCTTCCCTAATTTAACAATCCTGTCTGGTATGTCGGTTATTCGTTATTGTAGCGCCCCTGTTTCCGGGGCTTTGGTATTGTTTTATGAAACCCTTGTCCGGCAGGCTGGCCCTTTTCGGGCCAATGGCATCACAACCCATGCTGCAATGCCCCTGCCCTTATTTCCCGCAAGGCGGCAAATTCCGGCCAGAGACGAAAAAAGGCGGTTCCTCTGAACAAACAGAAGAAACCGCCCACTTTCCCACCACGCTTTCCGAGGCTGCAAAGCCTTGGTGACAAACCGGGTCCCACCCGCCAGTGATGCTCAGGACAAACATTCACCAGCGCCCCGCTTTGTCTGCGTTGACCGAAAGATGCGATTTTCTTCTCAATAGCTCAACAGCAAAACCTGACAAAAACATAACTTAACCACTTTACGGTTTATAACTGCACTTTACCACTATGTGCGGAAAACCATACACACCTTTATCGATATGGAACAAGTGTCATTCCATCATGAAATCAATTAATCCATTGATTTTTGGGCATATTCCGCATTTTTAACAAACGCAGATAGTTAAATTAACCCTTAAAATACACCCACAGGTTTTCATTAAACCCTTTATAAAGCAAGGGTCCATGCCATTATTTTTTCTGGATTCCGGGCGCAAACGACCCAAAAATTTTGCGTAAAAAACAGCAATTTATAACAACACGCCCCCGTAAAACCCCACACGCATAAAAAGAAGCGCCCTTAAAAGACTCGCGCCGATTCGTTCTTCGGCATGTTTCGCGCATTTCACAGCCTTCCCTGCATCAACGTCAAACGAGTCCGGCATCTTTGCCAGTTACGGGTTTTTCTTTTGAACGGGGACAGCGATGAAACAGGGAACATGTCTTTACCGGCTGGTTGGCACAGCCATCGGGATTTGGGCCATGGGCGCAACGGCAACGGCGCAGGCCCAAACCTATTTTCCGCCTGACGTGGATAAAAGCAAATGCAGCCTGCCCAGCAGCGAATTCCAAAGCTGGATCACCCTGCCGCTTTTTGGTCTGACCAGCCCGGTCTATGACCAGACCAGCGGCATGCCCTATATCTTTCCGGTCAATGGCCCGAATTTTGAAGCCCAGAATCCGGACCATTGCGATTTTTACAAATGGGGCGCACAGATGTTTCTGTGGCTGACATCCACCATCGACGATGTCAGCACCCAACCAGCAACACGGCACTATCCGCCAACGCTTCCCCTTGTTTTCGATACCGAATTTTTCTACCGCCTCTCAAGCGACCACAAAGAACTGCTGGCCCAGGGCGAGGGCGGTAATGGCGATAACCTTGCCATCAGCCTGCGCACCGCAAAAAAGGACGAGGATGAAAGCATCGGCCAGGCGGGTGGCAATGGCGTTTTGCTGACCCAAAAGCCAGTCGATGCCACAAAACAATCCTCACTGACCTATTACGGTGTGCATACCAACCGGCAATATGGCTATTTCCTCAGCCTTTATAAAAACCTTCTGTCAGGCAAAACCAAGGGCACCCCGCTGGCCCCACAATTTCCGACCACGGCAGCAGAAACCTGTGCTGTTTTGGCCTATGCCCAGCAAAACAATTATGTGGAAAAGGGTTTGATCCCCGCTGCGATCGAGAAACTTCTTTGCCCGCCAAACGGCAAAAGCGGCACCATGACAGCGACCGAAAAACCGGTAAAGCCCGCTACCGCGCCAACGCAGTCCTCCTCAATTATTCCGCAAATC
The window above is part of the Thalassospira marina genome. Proteins encoded here:
- a CDS encoding NAD(P) transhydrogenase subunit alpha is translated as MVDQSVSQSANDLRDSALGLAEKAAKLADQLAAGAHDAATGAAHAASTGGVSPTVIGLTVFVLACFVGYYVVWKVTPALHSPLMAVTNAISSVIIVGALLAAGPIDMNISKVMGFVAVVLASINIFGGFIVAQRMLQMFKKKK
- a CDS encoding NAD(P)(+) transhydrogenase (Re/Si-specific) subunit beta, with amino-acid sequence MSENLSAFLYLVASVCFILSLRGLSSPDSARTGNMLGMVGMAIAIFTTLASPEVLSYTTIIAGILIGGAIGTIIALKIKMTALPQLVAAFHSLVGLAAVFVAGAALYSPGAYGIGTVGNIHPASLIEMGLGVAIGAITFTGSLIAFGKLQGIVSGTPVQFSGQHLLNLGIGIAIIVVGIIFVSTESHFAFWLAVALALVLGITLIIPIGGADMPVVVSMLNSYSGWAACGIGFTLQNNALIITGALVGASGAILSYIMCKGMNRSIFNVILGGFGAEGGGASAAGGDADRAVKSGSSDDASFIMKNASSVIIVPGYGMAVAQAQHALREMADLLKAEGVNVRYAIHPVAGRMPGHMNVLLAEAGVPYEDVVEMDEINRDFGTADVAFVIGANDITNPAAKTDPSSPIFGMPVLDVEKAKTVLFVKRGMSAGYAGIQNELFFKDNTMMLFGDAKKMCEEIVNQLDA
- a CDS encoding LysE family translocator; amino-acid sequence: MSFETWLAFTTACIVLTLIPGPSVLLVIGQSITRGKKAAMMCIFGDVIGNIVLMGLSFAGVGAILAASAVLFQIVKWLGVLYLAWLGYRQIIEARQAPTETTNAPTSEHIGSNWRSFWAGTITAILNPKAIIFYMAFLAQFINPQADLASQLTILTLTSSMVVVVLLTGYALLAARARETFQSPRARKRMGYTGGTFMIGGSFLMATTR
- a CDS encoding Re/Si-specific NAD(P)(+) transhydrogenase subunit alpha → MKLAVPREIWPGEKRVAITPDTVKKYTGLGFEVVIETGAGENASIADDRYTDAGATIAKTAKAATADADVILKVRPPMVEGKTNELAAYKKGATVIGLIEPYDRAELIGKMAEAGLASFAMELVPRISRAQSMDVLSSQSNLAGYRAVIDAAHEFGRIFPMMMTAAGTLAPTRVVVVGAGVAGLQAIATAKRLGAVVSAFDVRPAVKEQVQSLGGTFIEVEDDDAANAETAGGYAREMSDDYKKKQAAKLKEVLAKTDIVITTALIPGRPAPEIVTADMVAGMKNGSIIIDLASERGGNVAGVKPGESTVTENGVKIIGPSNIVSSVATDATAMYAKNLLNFVTLMVDSEKKALVFNREDQIIAETMLTQDGKVVHPKFGGETAPETEAANG